The sequence CTTCATAGAATGGCATGTCTGGTGAGACTCGTATCTACCTCGTTTCTGGGTCCATCTTTAGCGTTCTGTGCTTGTTCTTCATTCTGTCCCAGTGTTCGTCCAGTCTGTGAGAGGCCAGATGGATCACGTGGCACGAAAGGTTAGCTTCACCCCTCTTTTGGGACAATTGTACTCGGTAACACTCCACTTGAGCCCTTCCACCTGCGGTGAACAGTACGGTCGAGAAGCCACGGCCTCCGTGTTGAAGATGGCTGGTAGCTAGTGTTTTCACACTGGATAAGTGATCGCTAAGGTTGGCAAGTTGTTGGACATGTTTAGAGATCTCATTAAAAGCAAATATGTTAACCGTGGTGTCTTCGCTGCTCGTGATGAGTATGTGAACGGATTCATTGTTTGAAGCCTTGCCCGTCCCTGCATATCGCACACAAGTGAATTCTCTACCGTGCATTGGCTCCTTTAACACGCTGCGGGGTCCTTCCGTTGGGTGGCTTTGATAGACAAATATGTCACCCGACTTGATATACGCAAATAGAGCAGAGTCCTCTTCATCTACGTAACTCCACGACCTGTGTCCTCCTCCGCAGGGAACACAGTGGATTTTCTCGTTGGTCCTCATGCTCCAAACCACAAAGTTGGTGGCGTGGAAGCCCAGAACCAGTAAATTGCCATCTGTAGCGAAGGAAAGGCGTTCTATCCATTCCATCCCCTTGCAGGATTTTTGCTTGCGTAACATGATCAGCTGACCTCCCGCCACCTTTAACTGACGGTAAAGTCCGTCCCGACCGGTGCTATACACAAAGCCATCGTGGCAACTCAGGGACTTAACTCCTAACTTCCCGTGAACGCCAAACAGGATGGAAAGTGGAGCCGCTGCACAGTCTTTGGAATTGGGCACAGAATGGCTATGAGAGCCTCCTTCGGAATCTACGCAAGCGCTCCCTAAATCGATACATTTTGTTGAGTTATCCTCATCATGGTGAATCGAATCAACCCGTGTAGAAAACAGCATTAAGGATCCTCTCCGGTCGCCGACCACAATAAAATCCTCTTGAGGCAGGAAAGCAACGCAAGTATGCCACCTCTGCTTACAAGCAGGTAAAAGAAAGCGTCCTTTCTCTACCGCATAACGGATATGCCCCGACACACACCTAACTTCAATCCAAACCATTATACCATCAGGGCCCGAGGAAAAAAGACTGTAAGTGTCTGTATCCTGGAGGAGATGTGGCACCCAAGTGAGGCTATGAACCTTTCCCTGGTAGAGTTTAATGTTCTCGCAACCATGTCCAGAACAAAGGGGGAAGACCTTAATACTGCCTGATATGTTACCAATGGCACACATGGCACCACTAGGTGATTTACAGACCTCTAGGAGACTGTAAGATGCGTAGTCCTCATCATCCAAAACAAAGCTCCACTCCTTGTTGACCAAGTCATAGGTATATATAGAACCTAGGTCTGTCATTACAACGAGAGAGCTGGTGTCCACCATCGCTATGGCTTTTGGGGACCCCGTACAGTGTGATGAACAAAAATTTAAAGCCCACAGGCTATTAGATTGAAACGACTGTCCTTTTGTTATTTGCCAGAGCCGGATACCAGAGTCTGCACCACCGGTAGCTACCAAGCCAACCTGATCTTTGACAGCAACAGCTCTGATGCCTCGACCTTTATGACCTTGAAAATTATGGACAATATCTCCGTTGTAGTCCCACACGATGCACGCAGAGTCTTCTCCTATGCTGACAACACGATCATGGAGGAGTTTGACCGACCAAACTCGCGACTGGTGCCCATATAACACACGCAGACACTGGACCTTCTTACTGTCTACAGCAAGGTCTCCAACGTCCCAAATCCGGATGCTACGATCATCCGAGGCTGAAGCCAGGAAGCCTCTTCTTTTCTCATAGAAGATGCTAAATATGACGCCATCGTGCCCGCTTATCCTCTGCTTGGGTTCAACTCTTCCTTCCGCGTTGGTTTTATCAGCCGGGCACCATATGACCAGCTGGTTAAAAACGGTCCCCGACACCAACACCAGTTCTTCCCAGCTTTCACCCCAGAAATGTGCGGAATACAAAATGCATTTCTCAGCGCAGTGGATCTCTTTCAGGACACTGCCATTCCCATAATCATAGAGAGCCACAGAATTGTGACCCAAGGCTAACCCAAGATAAGAGGTGGTTTCTGCATTGGCTCTGATCCACTGAACATCCCATATCCAATCATGAAGTTCCCTTAGATCACCGACACGCGACAGTCCCAGGTCTTGATCATTAAAGATCAGTTGCAGAATAATTAGCCCCTTGCTTCCGAACACACAGAAGAGGGCATCTTTGTCTTGCGAAGGGGCATAGCTACATAACTTGATACCATGGACGGCATAACCTTTCAGCACGTTCTGACAGATCTTCTTCGGGTTTTTGCACGTTTCCTTCAGGCTGTACACAGTAACACAGGGCCCTTCACCTGCAACATAAGGATACGCATTAGTCCATATACTTCAATGCGAAAGTGCTGAGTTCTAGCGCTCAGGGGCTGCAGTTATTTGGGTATTCAATGATACATTAATAAAAaggttctttattctttattaaaaaaaaataatggggaAACTTTAATTCCTGCCCACTTTTTCATTCCCTGatgtatacattaaattaaactaatatatatatatatatatatatatatatatatatatatatatatatcttgtcattccaaaatatatatattcacagtaTATAGGACAATGACATAAATCATCATCTCCAACTAGGCattaatagtaaaaatattagTATAATTTCTAATCTGACACCTGATTGCAACCATATCTGTTCCCTGCTTGGCTTTTGGTGCATAACATTATGTGGGATAAATAATCTGTATTTAGATACCTgatcaaaaacattaaaaccgtCCCAATATCCTCCTGCCATAAGGACTACTTACCAGATAGTAGATAATCCCCAACAAACTCCAATGCTGTTATCGGAGCAACAAGCAGAACAGACTCCATGTCCACAGATCCTTTATTCACCCGGCATATAGAGAGGTTCCTAGAGAGAGGATCGAAAGAAGAACGTATTCCGTCACTATTCTATCACCCTTAAAATAATAACGTGATAAAGAACAATGGATCTATTGTCTTTACACAAAATGACAACGTACATAATTAACATGGTTATTACTGAAATGAATTCCAATGCTTCTTCCAGCCGCAATACATTCAGTGCTAAAAGTATTACTTTTAGGTgttctaaaaaatgtttgttacatatttttatttatatagcactaccaggtatatataataaatgtagcGTAGGATACGTTGGTAAGCCGTCGCAATGCTCCGCATGATGGGATTTGTAGCTTGCATGGTTTACAATGCCGGGGCTTATCCCTGAGGGTTtagctttataatatatatattttatttaaatacttgaTGTATAAAGGCTGTGCTATGATTTAGGGTGCAAAAGAACTTTACTGATAAATATACAGctataaaaatgacattattttgttattgacacttaaaattagtttgattttTGTTAATACATTGACACAGTAACAGATAACACAAGCTACACATTACACTAAACAGGAAGTGCTAAGCAGATCACAAAAGATTATAACTCGGTGCCAAAGCAATGATTTGGCGATTGATTATCTGTCCTGTCAGTTTATGGTAAGATCTTGCAGGCAATAAAGAGgttacattttttggggggagaatAATCGCAATCTTATAATTCAGTACTCAGGGGATACCGTCAGCCATACCCTGCATGCTTGGGCACCCGGCACCCTCTCTTCCTGGCTTTACAGGAATACAGCTCGGCAGCTCGGCACGTGCTTCCGCCAGGACTTCCGTCATCATAAGACGGCATCAGCTGGGGCGCATGCGTAGATCACACTGCGAGGCTCTTAAAGGGGCGAGATTTTTATTAGATTTGGGGAACTGGGAGGTGGCAGATGGGGGCATAATCCGCAGACCACGGTTTTGCCACACGGGGGGGTTAAATGACTGTTGGAATTGTTTAGCATTCAGCCATTAACTTCTTCATTTCTGGTGTGCTTTAAATCAGGGGTTTACTTAGACAGAGCTGTTTATTGATCAGATCCAGAGATTAAATGCAGGTTTTTGTTCCATTCAACCCAACATTCACAAGCAGGAAATGTCAATCTGGCCCCTTCATAGACAGCTCCCAGATTTTGTGAGGATTTCATAACATGTCCAGAGGGCCAGCCTGCAGATTTGTGAGCTGTCCAGAGGGCCAGCCTGCAGATTTGTGAGATGTCCAGAGGGCCAGCCTGCAGATTTGTGAGATGTCCAGAGGGCCAACCTGCAGATTTGTGAGCTGTCCAGAGGGCCAGTATGTGGCCCAAAGCAGATGATCTATCCACAACAGGTGAAGGCGTTCTAAATGTATCATACAGGACAAAATGGTCACAGGTTGAAGTGGAAAGTCTGGGTGAGATGATGGGACCTAAACTGGTGGCCGGAGTGAAGTCCTTGATGGAATCCAGAAGTGGGACCCTCGCTTAGTCTCGAAGCCTGGACTCCCCAGGTCTGTGACGGTTCTAACATCAAACGGTTTTAACATCAGAACCATGTTTCTTACAATTCATATACTGTGAAAAAGTATAAGTTCCCCTGGGCTAGAAAGATCTCAAACCCTCGGTTTTTACCGCAGAAACATCACTCCTGGAGCAccaagtataaatatatacatataaaaggcatgtcattCGCACTGACGTACGCTacacataattaaataatattttattttgcagtcTTGTATGATGGATCCAACAAGTTCATAGATAAACAGATGTACAAAAATGCcataaagtgaaaaaagtgcaaataaatAACATCTTTCTTTGCAATATGATTTTGAACAAGTAACCTGATATGTGtaaacacaacaaaacaaacactcAGTGGGACAGAAGTGCAAGTAAATCTTGTGGTTAGGGTTTAACACAACAAAATGATATTCAAGCTTATATTCTTACAATGCCTTCCATGTTTGgcttcacattatatatatatatatatatatatatagatagagccCAATACGGGATATGATAAATACTGTCTGCAGCAAAAGCTCTAGAACAGGGGTAAGCACCCTCTAGGGGTGTTAATAGACTACTATTCCCATTATCCTTCATTAGGCAATGTCTGAAGATAAAGCTCCGGTTTATGAACTTGAATTCAGATGCCTGCTGTAGCCAATCAAGTTCACGCTAGGGGCGTCCATGCGTTACTGCCCCGATATCATACTCTGCTGCCAATGTAAATCGCGATATGGCCATGGATAATGGGCCTCTGAGTCTCCATACTGCACCCCCACTCCGTAGTCATAGTATCATCCACTTTGATTAAAAACATGAATGTTACAATAAGATTTTTGTCTACTagattttctatattttctgtgttatatatattgtgatatcCAAGCAAAACAACACagattaaaaccaaaaaaatgcaaaacataaataaacataaatacatcaTCAAGTCTCCTCCAGGGCAAAATGGAACCAGCCTGACGCTCCGAGGAGGCGACATTACTCAGTAGTGCTTTCTGCAGAGATTGCGTCTTTTCTTTGCATTGCATACagttgcaataataataataatttcagaaattgttacatttataaattattctATTCAGAAATAAAGCAGATTGTCCTTGGTGATGTAAAGGGTaagttttaaaataacttttttttttttagatcattGAGAACTCAATTGataaacaaattattatataaataagcaGAATTACGAAAATTGCAGAAATAAAAGTAATTGTAAGTGGTTGATCACCAAGGACAGCGGTGATCTATACATCGACACATTGTGTATTATCACAAATTTAAGGTAAAACTTTCTTTTGAAAGGTTTGATTGTTTTGGAGGAAGAACCATACAGGTGTAAAGTTACCACCGTTTTAAAGTGatgtaaacaaaacataaaagcaatCAAAATTGCTAAGAGGTATGTAGTGACCTCAGCATCCCCAAATCTACGAATTACTGCAGCCTGGCAAGGATAACGGACAAGAGGATGAATACACCGGCTAGTCCTTCTCAGGTGTGCAGTGTTTATGGATACAACGTCTTTGGCTTCATGAACATATTCTTCATATCTATGGCTACCTGACCCATCTCTTTCCTAGAAGCAAACgcgtttctaagtgaccccaaacttttgaacggcagTGGATCTTTTGAACAGAAGTTGCGTTCTGCTTTAGAGCGCTTGCTACGGTGCATACGGACAATCACATTTACAAACTAACACAAAGAGTAATGCAGGGCATGCAACATCATGCCTTAATATCATTTGGGAAAGACTGCGACTTAGATAACGTTATAGAAATAAACATAAGCGTCTAACCGTGAAGAACGCCACATTACATTAAAACCTTGAATCTACATTGTGTCGGGTAGACCTGCAAGGTTATGCATAGTGATATGACAAAGGCCGCACTGGCTTCTAACGAACTAACGTAGGCTGGGTTTACTAAATTTATGTTGGGTTGTAGAGGTATAATCTGGCGAACATTAATTTCTCTATAAGAGGTGTAGTGCCTTCACTATGATGTTCTGAATGACTATAAGCGTAGAGGTAATCTGTGATAGTGATTTTATGACTGGTACTAGTCTGGTTTGAGATTATTTGATTTTGGGCTGCCCGGCACGGTACTAACCAACCCACTGAATGCCAGAGAGGTGTGCAGTACCCTTGTACACAGATATATAGAAGTCTGAGTAAGATATAAATACATAAGGAAGAGATAATGAGCAGTGATATAATGGGACTGAAGTCAGCAATGTTTGAACCCCACTTTGTGGGTCCATGAACCGGCCGTAAGTGATTTTTATAGGTCGTAATTCCCAGATTGTATTTTAGATTCAATAACTCGTACGCTCCTGAACCATGCAAAACATGAATGATAGGAACAAAGAGGGTAACCTCTCAACTGCTGGAAGAAGAGCCCTCTGTCTCCTGCCCATGATATGATTTACTGTAAAACAATTCCATATATCCAAATCCAGCTAAAGAAACATATTGGTCTGTCAAATTTTTAGAAACACgcataaaaaaactaatttgttcCTCTTTACTACCTCCTTCTGTTGTTTCTTAAACCTTCTCAGTACCAGACCAACACAAATCGTGTTCTCCCAAGTCCTCCACGGTTTGCCTGTTGGTGCACTCTATCACCGTGTGCGATTAAACAGAGGCTTCAGGAAGACTGATTCATTCAGCTCTTCCAAGTTGCCCCAACTCACACGCCTGCAAGAAAACTGAGAAAGGGTGCATTAAGATAGCTGGGTAAGGTATTGTTGTGCTCAGGACCCAAGAATGTACCCTCTGCCCAAGGCTGGTGCAAGGCTGGTCTTCCGATTACAAATCCACGTGCACATCCTTGTACGATGTATCGGCTGTCCAATCCTTCTGACTCTCGTTTTCATCTTTGGCGTATCGTGCCATCTCCTGTTGGAACCAGAGCTGACGCTCCTTGTTGGGGTCCACGTTAATCCAGTTGTTGGCAATCCATTTGGTTCCTTCTGTCACCAGGCAGCCTCCGTGGAGGGCAAACTCATCCAGGTCTCCCACCCAGCCTGATAAAAGGAGACTGATATTGGTATCCATTCATACTTTTAGCTTGTGACTCTATCATGTGTAACACATACAGTTGTATACCTTTGCCATTTGACAAGTAATTGTACCAGAAGACTGCTGTACCCTGCCGTGGCTTTATTCTAAGGTTTCCTTTATCACAATGCTTCCGTGTGTCTCTCAGGTCAACATCATTTTGGATTAAggactgaaacagaaacatatGTAGTTGGCAATAGACATTTTCAAGGTATTGGCAAATCAGTTCAGGTAACTTTTTACTCATCCTCGGTTCATTCAGGCCTCATTCCCACCCTAAATTGTACAAGAGTCAGAGTGTGTATGAATGAACCTCTCCACTCACACTTCTTCTAATGCGGTCTGCGTGTCGCCTGCTGATGGGCACCAGGATATTAAGTCAAATCCTGGTGCTCTGCGCCGGCAGGTCATGCGCAAGCGACAAGAAAGCTTTAGTGAAGAGGTTTGGGCCAACAGCTGCATATTGAAGGGTCAAAAGGAAAGCTGCTGTGTGCACCTATGGTAACAATGGGCCTGCCCCTTAGGCCCTGTGTTAAACATGGCCCTGatccaaataaaatgaaatacagagGTCAGATGACTTAATAAATTTTCCAACCGAAGTGAAGACATGGATGAGCCAATAatggaaatacattttgaaacagGACACCTGCTCACCATTTCCTCGTACGTTCTGTTGTCAGCTATCGGGAATGTCGTTTCACCTCCCCCGGTGACATTATTCAGGTAAAACAAAACCGTCACATACCTGGAAAACAGAACCTCTGTCACTTCTACAGATATTACAtacttttctgtttcaggagagaaataacaaaaaaaatatctgatgtcatctttagcTGCGTAATGGCAGTtgtgttaaaaatatacatagacGTGGCAATAACACATGCGAGATATTTGTTCTAAGCGTTATTACGCGGTCCTTCGCTATGTGAACGCTTTATGGCATTCTTCCTTCTTACCGACATGAGGTCTCGAAGGGTGCAGATTCATTGGTAGTGAGCTTGGTGTGCGCGCATGCTGTCTCTGGGAACACCGGCCCGCTATCCATATGAGCGTGGTAGTGGCCGCCTGCGTCATACCTCACCACCTGCAAGGGCTCGCTGTTCTCCACCACTTCTGGAGGGAGTTGCGTTAATTTGATGACTCtaagaagaaaacatgaaggTTCTGGATGAACGTGGGTATTCCTTCACCGCATACACGTCTCTGTAGTctcattccaaaaaaaaaactgttaaaatgtGGAGCTTCTATGATTAGTATAAAGTCAAACTATGTTAATTTATGTCTTATGAGTCTACATGTTATTATCGTTCTTGGAAATGATGGTGGGCTTAGGAGGCCCCctgcttgtgagcttacaatctaatagaTGTGTTAGATGCAGAGGTAGATGTACTAAGTGgtgaacattttaaaatctatATACAGAACAAttaatgtatatactgtaaattgCAGCACTGGTCCTGTTGTGGCACATAATGTGCATGGGTTTTCTGATTTAAATGGCTGATCTGGGAATCCTCTGCCATCAGCGGATCCCTACTTCTGAAAGTTGTTATgaataaaaaaggaagaaaatccCTGTTTTAGACGTCTGTAAAACAAATGGATAACTACGTGgtaaaaaacataagaaaaagcATCTTTAAAACAAGACCCCCCCCaatgcataattatttaacAGTCGAAAGT is a genomic window of Spea bombifrons isolate aSpeBom1 chromosome 6, aSpeBom1.2.pri, whole genome shotgun sequence containing:
- the WDR6 gene encoding WD repeat-containing protein 6: MESVLLVAPITALEFVGDYLLSGEGPCVTVYSLKETCKNPKKICQNVLKGYAVHGIKLCSYAPSQDKDALFCVFGSKGLIILQLIFNDQDLGLSRVGDLRELHDWIWDVQWIRANAETTSYLGLALGHNSVALYDYGNGSVLKEIHCAEKCILYSAHFWGESWEELVLVSGTVFNQLVIWCPADKTNAEGRVEPKQRISGHDGVIFSIFYEKRRGFLASASDDRSIRIWDVGDLAVDSKKVQCLRVLYGHQSRVWSVKLLHDRVVSIGEDSACIVWDYNGDIVHNFQGHKGRGIRAVAVKDQVGLVATGGADSGIRLWQITKGQSFQSNSLWALNFCSSHCTGSPKAIAMVDTSSLVVMTDLGSIYTYDLVNKEWSFVLDDEDYASYSLLEVCKSPSGAMCAIGNISGSIKVFPLCSGHGCENIKLYQGKVHSLTWVPHLLQDTDTYSLFSSGPDGIMVWIEVRCVSGHIRYAVEKGRFLLPACKQRWHTCVAFLPQEDFIVVGDRRGSLMLFSTRVDSIHHDEDNSTKCIDLGSACVDSEGGSHSHSVPNSKDCAAAPLSILFGVHGKLGVKSLSCHDGFVYSTGRDGLYRQLKVAGGQLIMLRKQKSCKGMEWIERLSFATDGNLLVLGFHATNFVVWSMRTNEKIHCVPCGGGHRSWSYVDEEDSALFAYIKSGDIFVYQSHPTEGPRSVLKEPMHGREFTCVRYAGTGKASNNESVHILITSSEDTTVNIFAFNEISKHVQQLANLSDHLSSVKTLATSHLQHGGRGFSTVLFTAGGRAQVECYRVQLSQKRGEANLSCHVIHLASHRLDEHWDRMKNKHRTLKMDPETRYMSVVAITEESYVSRRTGSPYVFLAAACSDGSVRFFVMCENTRRLMLAAESFYHQRCVLKVEKLVKKHSDQQRVLLCSAATDGRIAFWDITGTMNEVLKVLESEPVDFQPVDLRSPCFTVSAHQCGINSLHIRETKRGHHVMASGGDDNTIHVCLLSVDQPSDVDSKPCIQLLQTFSIPGAHSAHVTGLRILRDDLLASASVDQRLNLWAIGDKNLRHLRTKFCHVPDVSELDCWMNEGEKGHLYVLCGQGLEIIHSTTSSSHCRMSQ